In Pseudomonas putida, a genomic segment contains:
- a CDS encoding acyl-CoA dehydrogenase family protein — translation MTTISRTLETLAGESAIDAKALLLSPHDTLSTTAKQMRMAVAELVPLLRKQADEAERQRFLTTDASQRLGEIGVFDLGTPLEFGGLAAGARDLVEVLREVGRGDGSAGWLTATAANNHLLVVAYPAEAVREVFDGSPSNCGPRLVGASIFARQVGSAKAVEGGWLVRGRWGFASGCRTAQWAMVGVDIEGSTARGLALLPREAYTILDDWNTAGMAATASNTILTEHDVFVPAHRLFDLSELPQRMGTLKDRYQGAAFTWRDQARIVVITLNLAAVALGMAEGAMECFMDMAPKRTPFNLPYPTIADCPGAQISAGKGRAAIDVARASIEHAANGIDRLSEAGMDLSPPEATRLHMELVYAIQLCADAIAELEAALGSSAFALSNPVQRFHRDIRVLCSHGAIRFDPLAELSGRDVLGRTAPTMFAGGLPDVGNQKGDLK, via the coding sequence ATGACCACCATTTCTCGGACACTCGAGACGCTGGCAGGCGAAAGCGCCATTGACGCAAAAGCCCTGCTGCTCTCCCCCCACGACACCCTTTCAACTACAGCCAAGCAAATGCGCATGGCAGTAGCTGAGTTGGTTCCGTTACTACGCAAGCAGGCTGACGAAGCCGAACGCCAACGTTTTCTTACTACAGATGCCTCCCAGCGCCTGGGTGAAATTGGCGTATTCGATCTTGGAACCCCGCTGGAGTTTGGCGGTTTGGCCGCCGGTGCCCGCGACCTTGTCGAGGTCCTGCGCGAAGTCGGACGCGGAGATGGTTCGGCAGGCTGGCTGACTGCGACAGCAGCAAACAATCATCTGTTGGTAGTCGCGTACCCTGCCGAAGCGGTTCGCGAAGTATTCGATGGCAGCCCGAGCAACTGCGGCCCTCGACTGGTTGGCGCATCGATCTTCGCTCGCCAGGTTGGCAGCGCCAAGGCCGTAGAAGGCGGTTGGCTGGTACGCGGACGCTGGGGCTTTGCGAGCGGATGTCGCACCGCGCAGTGGGCCATGGTCGGGGTCGACATCGAGGGCAGCACTGCCCGAGGGCTTGCCCTGCTTCCCCGCGAGGCTTACACCATTCTTGATGACTGGAACACAGCAGGGATGGCGGCGACGGCGAGCAATACCATCCTCACCGAGCATGATGTATTTGTACCCGCCCATCGCTTGTTCGACCTGTCAGAACTTCCCCAGCGCATGGGCACCCTCAAAGATCGATACCAGGGCGCGGCGTTCACCTGGCGCGATCAGGCCCGCATCGTCGTCATCACATTGAACCTGGCCGCTGTCGCACTGGGTATGGCAGAGGGAGCCATGGAATGCTTCATGGACATGGCACCCAAGCGCACGCCTTTCAATCTGCCCTACCCGACCATTGCCGACTGTCCAGGCGCTCAAATTAGTGCTGGCAAAGGGCGCGCCGCAATCGACGTGGCTCGTGCCTCGATCGAACATGCTGCGAACGGGATTGATCGCCTCAGCGAAGCGGGAATGGATCTGTCACCTCCAGAGGCTACCCGTCTGCATATGGAGTTGGTGTACGCAATCCAGCTGTGTGCGGACGCGATCGCCGAGCTCGAAGCAGCGCTCGGGTCTTCGGCATTTGCCCTGAGTAACCCGGTACAACGCTTCCATCGCGATATTCGAGTGCTCTGCTCTCACGGTGCTATTCGCTTCGACCCTCTCGCCGAGTTGAGTGGTCGAGACGTACTGGGCCGCACTGCACCGACGATGTTTGCAGGAGGTTTGCCGGACGTTGGCAACCAGAAAGGAGACCTGAAATGA
- a CDS encoding acyl-CoA dehydrogenase family protein, which yields MTTMNLSNTKLPTPYSSSEARLIQAAKDLVPMVREYAREADRSRRIPEAVIAAMREAGLLKAMRPVEAGGSSISFAAFIEIVRHLSRGDASTGWVAAFLISHEWLLSRLNAQAQAEVFSDGEGLAAAAAAPPGSAERVEGGYRVSGRWRFASAILHSKWVVVSAGSPETGPLAVIARIDEGTIHDTWHVPGMRATGSNDFELCDAFIPEHRVVDFIRYSSRENDGAALYPSYHVLQYPMYRVLSLIHGAVAVGTAEAALEMYPAAMTHRMRPASRQLLVEEPGTWSAFGEATQQLQIAQLLLDEAVSRTEHLYRRGSDEPALEERARLNLCVTASGTEALKAVDILLQNAGASIQRDGHPLELICRNTQVMRNHAVLDWRYAQMLAGRALLGQGLGPHADAMY from the coding sequence ATGACAACGATGAACCTGAGCAATACCAAGCTTCCAACACCCTATTCCTCCAGTGAGGCACGCCTGATTCAGGCTGCGAAAGACCTGGTGCCAATGGTACGAGAGTACGCTCGTGAAGCCGACCGATCACGCCGGATCCCAGAGGCGGTAATTGCCGCGATGCGCGAAGCCGGCCTGCTCAAGGCAATGCGCCCGGTGGAGGCCGGAGGTTCATCCATCAGCTTTGCCGCGTTCATTGAGATCGTTCGTCATCTTTCCCGCGGCGATGCATCAACGGGCTGGGTCGCGGCCTTTCTGATCTCCCACGAATGGCTTCTCAGTCGGCTCAATGCCCAGGCCCAGGCCGAGGTGTTCTCTGACGGCGAAGGCCTGGCAGCGGCGGCGGCGGCCCCTCCCGGCAGCGCCGAACGCGTCGAGGGTGGCTATCGAGTCAGTGGTCGCTGGCGTTTCGCCTCAGCAATCCTGCACTCGAAGTGGGTGGTGGTTTCAGCCGGAAGCCCGGAAACCGGGCCATTGGCAGTGATCGCTCGAATCGACGAAGGAACGATCCATGACACTTGGCATGTCCCAGGTATGCGAGCAACGGGTTCGAATGACTTCGAACTATGTGACGCCTTCATCCCCGAACATCGCGTGGTGGACTTCATCCGGTATTCGTCTCGCGAGAACGATGGTGCAGCCCTTTATCCGTCTTACCACGTGTTGCAGTACCCCATGTACCGCGTGCTGTCACTGATTCACGGCGCGGTTGCGGTAGGCACGGCTGAAGCAGCCCTTGAAATGTACCCTGCCGCCATGACCCATCGCATGCGGCCGGCCAGCCGCCAGTTGCTCGTCGAAGAGCCAGGTACTTGGTCAGCATTTGGAGAAGCCACGCAACAATTGCAAATCGCTCAGCTACTGCTCGACGAGGCGGTGTCCCGCACTGAGCACCTATACCGCCGCGGCAGCGACGAGCCTGCGCTGGAGGAACGTGCTCGGTTAAATCTATGCGTAACGGCCAGCGGCACTGAAGCCCTCAAGGCCGTGGACATACTGCTTCAGAATGCCGGGGCCAGCATTCAGCGTGACGGCCACCCCTTGGAGCTGATCTGCCGAAACACCCAGGTAATGCGCAATCACGCAGTGCTCGACTGGCGCTATGCGCAGATGCTTGCAGGCCGCGCGCTGCTCGGTCAGGGCCTGGGGCCCCACGCAGACGCCATGTACTGA
- a CDS encoding nuclear transport factor 2 family protein, whose product MNTQSLETRIERLEAAVEVQNLMSRYQYLHSAFRNAEIVQLFAEREDVTIDGPFGRYFGIDAAQRCFGILFEEDLAPRDLRGEIVEHTLTTPIIEVAGDARTAKAVWNSPGQEAHKFFWVEGSPRIAFWYWCKYSVDFIKTDDGWRIWHLNVYPTFAADYYRSWADGAPPPEPPLAAGKAKYDEPPSVDTRYDINRAPQLIPAPPAPYDTWNAD is encoded by the coding sequence ATGAATACGCAATCCTTGGAAACCAGAATTGAACGCCTGGAGGCGGCCGTCGAAGTACAAAACCTGATGAGCCGTTACCAATACCTTCACTCAGCGTTTCGCAATGCCGAAATCGTACAGCTATTCGCCGAGCGCGAAGACGTTACCATCGACGGTCCCTTTGGCCGATATTTCGGCATCGACGCTGCCCAGCGTTGCTTCGGCATCCTGTTCGAAGAGGATCTCGCACCCCGAGACCTGCGGGGCGAGATTGTTGAACATACACTGACCACCCCCATCATTGAGGTCGCTGGTGACGCTCGTACCGCCAAGGCGGTATGGAACTCGCCAGGTCAGGAAGCCCACAAGTTCTTCTGGGTCGAGGGTTCGCCGCGCATTGCCTTTTGGTACTGGTGCAAGTACTCGGTGGACTTCATCAAAACTGACGACGGCTGGCGCATCTGGCACCTGAACGTCTACCCGACTTTCGCCGCCGATTATTATCGCAGCTGGGCAGATGGTGCCCCACCGCCGGAGCCACCGCTGGCTGCCGGCAAGGCTAAATATGATGAACCACCATCGGTCGACACGCGCTATGACATTAACCGTGCCCCGCAGCTGATACCTGCTCCGCCAGCCCCATACGACACATGGAACGCCGATTGA
- a CDS encoding MFS transporter, with product MKHSKGNLVTTREPTWKLVPLWLIVALIVSSPMIGASVINAHMAEALQMERTLLGAGMSLFVAVMSISAPLVALGFSYFGIRRVAIAGTLLALIGAVLMGTVVNSGAQFIVIYGLVLGLGVGAAGVLPVQTVVASWFRHRRALAVSVVLSAIDFAGIIGSPLFAWLIEQAGDWRAGWWVTICCLLVAGVLILWVIPTNLTPDPHTMEVSPPVVDLHSSGTKVYKTPTPWKVSDAIRTRQFSCLLLYSLTNCIIWVFFLSHGVEHLQDLGYSSTIAASAVSIIVGASLVGNVAAGLLGDRFAPHLLGAIAMLILAAGLALAEAPNGVYALVLFATLFGLGYGATQVCWITTLTNYFGTRAFPVLYGIILAMGAVGGTVGGVGAGAIFDHLHSYASVFPIGITLAVIIALLQLIASPHSIRRARQHSTPSHIGT from the coding sequence ATGAAGCACTCCAAAGGCAATTTGGTCACCACCAGGGAGCCAACCTGGAAGCTGGTACCACTGTGGCTCATCGTAGCGTTGATAGTCTCCTCGCCAATGATAGGCGCATCGGTGATCAATGCACACATGGCCGAAGCGCTGCAGATGGAACGCACGCTGCTCGGTGCCGGCATGAGCCTCTTCGTGGCCGTCATGAGCATTTCCGCGCCACTCGTTGCACTCGGGTTCAGTTACTTCGGCATTCGCAGGGTGGCGATCGCTGGCACGCTATTGGCACTCATCGGCGCAGTGTTGATGGGCACCGTGGTGAACAGTGGAGCACAATTCATAGTCATCTACGGACTGGTTCTCGGGCTGGGTGTCGGCGCAGCTGGCGTGTTGCCCGTCCAGACAGTGGTCGCCTCCTGGTTCCGACACCGTCGCGCGCTTGCCGTCTCCGTGGTGCTTTCGGCGATCGATTTCGCAGGCATCATCGGCTCGCCACTGTTTGCATGGCTGATCGAACAAGCGGGCGACTGGCGAGCAGGCTGGTGGGTAACGATATGTTGCTTGCTGGTCGCCGGCGTGCTGATTCTCTGGGTAATACCGACCAACCTCACACCGGACCCGCACACGATGGAGGTCAGCCCTCCGGTAGTGGACCTGCACTCCTCGGGAACCAAGGTGTACAAGACCCCAACACCTTGGAAGGTGAGTGACGCGATCCGGACTCGCCAATTCTCCTGCCTTCTGCTCTACAGCCTTACTAATTGCATTATCTGGGTTTTCTTTCTGTCCCATGGGGTCGAGCACCTGCAGGACTTGGGTTATTCGTCGACCATCGCCGCCTCAGCCGTATCGATCATTGTCGGAGCATCGCTGGTAGGTAATGTTGCGGCCGGATTGCTCGGGGACCGCTTCGCGCCACACCTGCTCGGCGCAATCGCCATGTTGATACTCGCGGCCGGCCTGGCGCTGGCGGAAGCACCCAACGGGGTTTATGCACTGGTGCTGTTCGCGACCTTATTCGGACTGGGTTACGGTGCCACCCAAGTGTGCTGGATCACAACCCTGACCAACTATTTTGGCACCCGGGCCTTCCCGGTGCTTTACGGCATCATCTTAGCGATGGGGGCTGTTGGCGGCACGGTCGGTGGAGTGGGTGCCGGTGCAATCTTCGATCACCTACACAGTTACGCATCGGTTTTCCCTATTGGCATCACCTTGGCGGTGATAATTGCCCTACTACAACTGATCGCCTCGCCCCACTCGATTCGTCGAGCCCGCCAGCACAGCACGCCCAGCCACATTGGGACCTAA